From Erigeron canadensis isolate Cc75 chromosome 5, C_canadensis_v1, whole genome shotgun sequence:
GCAAACTGATTTCACAAAGTAAGAAGACGCGCTGTCTATGTTATCAGTTTTGTGAGATGAAGCAATGAGCACCGACGAACACATACCTCTTATGTAATCTATGAATACGTATGAGTCGTAGAGAGTGACATACCACCGTAAATCATTCATTTTGTATTAGTTTGTACCTTAATTCGTATAGTACTGTCGTACTACGTGCAGCAATATAAACTAACACGCGCATACATACTCTTTCATGCCAAAATAAACCTATAACCAGATAGTAGGTGTAAAAGATCAATGAATTTCCAAGCATGGTGCGCGCATCACATAATACTCATGTTGATCCGACCAGCGAAATTGGTGTCAAAATCCTTGAATTTTCTAAGATACCTATAGACACATTTGATGACTGTTTGgttctttatatatatggatcaaCTTTAGCTCAATGGCAAGCAAAATTCCATCACAAAacctgatatatatatatatcctcaaTCTGATCTGATGATCTAGAAGACTAGAATTAGTTAAGCTTGTGTATCATAAAGTTGCAAATGCAAAACTTTCACTTTGCATAGCAACAGTTATTACTTTATTAATCCTTTTTCTTGTTAAGCCCATATAGCTTAACAACAAATTAACAAACCATGATAACATATATTGACATGTAACAAaaccataataaaatatattgacatGTAGCTCAACAAGAAACAAACCATGCATGCATGGCCGGCCTAACAGTAATTCGGGACTAAGCCATAATTGCTTTGGGCCACCAAAAAATGATAAGGCCTCCATATTTTTCATAGTAGgcttaacaagaaacaaacCATGATAACATATATTGACATGTAGCTTAAcaagaaattaaacaaacctTAACCATGACAACATCAAGGCTTTTTCTTATAGTTGGATCAAAATGTTAAGTTAAATATAGTTCGATATCAAGCTAGGAACCAATGGTGTTGTTTTGACTTCTAATTATCTACTCGTATTTGTATCGTTATCATTAATGGCTATCATGCTAGTTCGGCTCGCTCTTCAATGAAATTTTCTGttaaaatactcgtaataataataataataataataataataataataataataataataatattttcctATTGTAGGTAACCTCTGAAGGAATATCTGGCGGAATGAAAGTGACATTGAACAGACCAAAGAAGTTGAATAGCCTAAATTACGAGCTCGTATGTTTGTTTTTCttggatatatgtatatatctatatatactctacggggtgggttatttatagtacaagcatttaaaaaagtacaaaaagtatatgtctaagttaacttacacatgcttgttccttccatctccgaccaccaccaccatgattctccGGCAACGGcaaccatctccggcgagacttacacatgtgtaagttaactttccggcgagaatcaggttcgttttcagGTGGATACGGTTCTAAGCTGActgtcaagggacgcatatggaaatcgtatggatttgatgggcggcgatctaagagatggtgacggtttgctaggtacgggcgaagcccttgatgCCGGCGCCGACGCCGTGGTTgaggtggtcggagatgatggtggctggtggtggttgtctcgcgaaggaaaaaacctagaaattttagaccctaaaatgctaaaaaaaagttgtacttatacatgtgtaagttagttacacatgtgtaactctcgccggagatggtcgccgtcgccggaggatcatggtggtggtcggagataatcatagtgatggtggtggtggtcggagatggaaagaagaaggaagaaaaaggaataactaaaaataactttcctccATACGCTACTCTAATTAAATAGATTATCTTTTTTACAGATTGTGCAGCTGCACAAAATGTTTGAAATGTATGAGAATGATCCAGCCATCAAGTTTGTAATATTAAAGGTAATAACCAGAGTAATACATACCATCTTGAGATACCAACTCTCTCTATAGGTAAAGTTAAAGTTTAATCAGGTTTAAtcattagattaaatttaaattttaaagatcACAAACGAACTTGTCTGGTCAAATTAATGCATCAAGTATGGATCTTTTAAAATTGATCTAAATTTTGATGTTTAGTtcttgaccattggatttaATCCAATGGATAAAGTTTatccaactttacctataaagttagaTCAACTTTAAAAGATCACAATCCTCAAGTAGtagattaaaaatcaaaattcaagattgaaatatcaaatttaaatcatgaccatataaaatttatatatggttCACCTttctgtatattttttttttcctgcaatttttatattttatttgaaccTCTAaatttgaattctcaaaatcaTATTTAACAGGGAAATGGAAAAGCCTTTTGTGCTGGTGGAGATGTTACGTCTCTCATGTCGCTCACGAGTGCAGGTACAATTGATATTGGCCCAGAACGAGTATATAGACAAAAGGCCTGGATTTATGGGCCTAAAACAAGTATATTAGCTATTGGCCTGATGATTTATGGGCCCCAACGAGTTGGAAGAAAAGGCGCTAGTCGATAggaattaaattataatatttttttctaaaaaacaagGATAGATGttatatcaatataaatttacaattaaaaataaaaactttgcaaaatcataagatttaaATGACAAATCGTAAAGATAGAAatactatataataattatagttattacatatttaaaaaaatatttataatttagacCTGGAAAATCAGAcctaaagttattattatgaGAGAAATTGTGcattaacaaaatctttttaatgCAACTAAAATTGCATATATATGATGCTAATTACGGATTAAGTGGGATATCAATACAATGAATCGATAACCATTAACCTTTAACAAAGGGAACTGATATCGCCACAACAAAAATTAGTCATCcacaacatatgtatatattttgctgCACAGTGTACAACTGTGTAAAGCAATGATTGTTATGGATGGCTAATTTTTGTTGTGGggatatcacttccctttaaCAAATAAGTACTGAAATTACTATCATGCCTTGTGTGTTGTAAGGATATTGGAGCTTTGGTGCCAATTTTTTTCGAAAACAATACAGTCTAAACTACTTGCTTGGAACCTACAAGAAGCCATTAGTAAGTTGCTTGCACTTAGAAAAAACTTATTTACACACATTTGCAGTCGTGGATTATTGTCATATTCATTATACTAATTGGCGGATAATCCTTAGATCGCTCTTATAAATGGAATCGTGATGGGAGGTGGAGCTGGATTATCGATGAATGCAACATTTAGAATTGTCACAGAGAAAACACTATTTGCAATGCCAGAAGCAGCAATTGGATCGGTTCCTGATGTTGGTGCATCTCATTTCTTGACGCGCCTTCCTGGTTTTTGTGGTATTAATTTCGATCTTCTCTAAATTTGAAACTTTATGTTTAGTATGCTACTTGTCATTTGTGCATTTTTTTTAGGGgatgatattagtaccatttATTTAAGaaagttaccatatatatatatatatatgcattttctACTTCTACAGTTTGTTTTAGTACTTGTGTTGTTtagtaaattaatcaaaaacaatAGTATTaattgttggaaccacgttagtgtgaccgtcactaatcatgtatcattcctgatatgataattgacaataactgaaatccctatgtctaggtaaatatatgatgggcgtatttactcttagagacgtagtatagggtttcccattaggtgattgtaactaagaggactaatgatacacacattaaacaccagaagggttgaatgtgtaaatactaaagggttgaatgtgtaattactctcattataaatagagggtaattaaccctaagttaaggttaatcacacacacataatcccacacaagttcgtgtgtttactcctctctaattcgtgcatcatgttccatccgaatttatcatcccattattactcaatcaccttgttatgggaacccgaaatcaatagcaattatgctttaatgctcttacaggttccacaggacgattggggatgttttatcactcgaatcgaatcatgtttattccaacattaATATCAATTCCTATTATTTTTTTAGCAGCATTGCGTATATATGTAGGAGAATTGCTACTTGCAGTCATTTGCGCATTTTAACAGTATTCCTTAAATCTGTAGGTGAATATGTGGCACTGACCGGAGTACGATTGATTGGGATTGAATTGGTTGAATGTGGTCTTGCAACTCACTTTGTACATTCAAAGGTAATTCTCTTCTAAATTTGATTTATTTCAAGTATATTATAAAATCTATCAGTTTGTATATGTACGAAGAGATTGTGACAACATTGGTTGCTCTGTATATATAACGACAACTATAGACGATTGATTAGATTTGTTTGAATATTGTAGGATCTAGATGCACTCGAGAATGCACTTAGCATCATGGATTCTTCTAACACAACCAACTTGACAAAAATTTCTGAAGTGATTAGCAAATATGCAAATGTTGAAGTTCTATCCCCTACTAAATTCAGAGCTAAACTGGAAATTATCAACCAATGTTTCTCAAAGGAGACTGTAGAAGAAATATTGCTATCATTGGTTAGATTCTTACGGTGCAATTGTAGTACTTACATTTTACACGACCCGTGATTGTTTGAGACTTACTCTTAACACTTTTATATGCGTTTATATAGGAGAATATCGCCGCAACCAGCCCTGAAGAATGGATTCTTAATGCCATAAAGTCGATCAAGTCAACATCTCCACTTTGcataaaaatttcattaaaactgGTAAATGAAGTGATGCTATATATACCAAAGTTATAAGTTGGAAGTGGCTTCAGTTTTTCCTAAATTTCTTCTATACATTTGTAGATGAGACAAGGGCGATCCCAAAATCTCGAACAATGTCTTGCTTGTGAACATCTTGCCGTTAGTCATCTTCTACGACGAACAGTGAATAATGATTTTTATGAGGTTAACTAAGACTATAATTTTTTGTACAGTGTATCTGTTATTGTACATATATGTTGTGGAACTTTAGCTGTAACTACTTCTATTGTTGTTGTTTACTAAGTTTTTTGCATTCTAATGCAGGGTCCTAGAGCAATGCTAGTGGATAAAGATAAAAATCCGCAGGTAACATTTAgcaacataatatatattctcCAATTTTAATAGAGTGGGTTGAAagtctttataaaaaaaaaaaaaatcaagggccgccttaatacatataattttttttattaatacgaATAAAACTACACTACTTAACGCTGAACAGCCCCCAACTAAGCATCACCCTTGTATATTCTTGCTTTATTTGAGAAACATCTTATATTCTAATAATTTAATCTAATTTGATTCGAAATTTGATAGTGGTCTCCATCAAAACTAGAACAAGTGAATGAGGAAATGGTAAGCAAATGTTTGTCCAtgatcgatgatgaagattggCAGGCGTTGCAGCTATCAGCTAGAAGAAACACGAACCACGTTATTATGTCAAAGATCTAGCTAATTATCAAATTAAGATCGagcattatttttttataatcatcTGTATCAACACATGCCCAAAATGTGTTGGAATGTTTTATTGCTCATGGGATATGTAGATTTGCAAAGTGGAAAAGAGAagtaatcaataaataaatctGATAAACATTAACAtgtaattttctaaaaaatattcACAATACTTACCTAAACGAGGTAGAATTTAAAACATATTCATTATTCTAACACACAAGGTGAAGTTAAAAGATTTAATATAGAATTTGCATATATAATGCAAAGGATACATACAATATGTAATTGCATGGTCCCTCCTATGAAATTTTATTGTATGGAGCGACAAATCTACATTCCACTTCTTATACAACTTGACATTTATTTTTTGTAGCTCATACAACTTGTTAGAATATGAATTTAGAGGTTTGTGATGTGAAAATACACCACAACTGTAGGCACAAATGCAAAATAATCGAGCAATACAAGAAAGCTTTCTCTAAATTTATTATAggtagggatgtgcacgggtcaaaacccggccCGAACCGGCATGACCCGCGACCCGCAATTGCATAAAAAATAGAAACGGTCGGTATGCAACGGGTCACGGGTTTTCGGGCTAAAAGCTCATCCTTAATTATAGGTATGCAACAATCATCATACACTTGGAATAAAGcattaagatgtataaaatcAAACtaagacaaaagaaaaatagtaTCACCACTTGAAATTCTGACTTCTGTTCCAACCGCTATAAATTAACAACTTATATCACCGACAGAAATTGACCCATATGTTGTGAAGCTTCTGTCCAAAAATATAGATGATCCAATAGTTCAATTTGAACGAATGAGATGTCTTGTAGACTGTTGTAGGTGAAAGATGGATTATCTAATCCAATCACTCCATTTTTGCTCTCTCTGTCAAGAATGTTTTAGTTAGATTAAAATTAACAGGTGTCATGTAAGGAATGCGTcaaatgttgataaaaaaaggTCAATatcctgttttagtataatGGTAGATAAAGTACTATACGTAgtgacaaaacaaaattaaaaagccAACTTATCCAAGGGATTGGGAGCAAGGAGAGATTGGATGGAGGTGTGTATGTGTgactattttctatttttattttagagttGTCGGATGCCAATAAGGCAATAAGCACCAAAAATCTTTATGCTTGTGAGTTACTAAAGAAATTTGGAATGGGTAACTCCAATGGTGTTGTTACACCTATGAATACCGGTGAAAAGTTACGAGGTGAAGATTCGAGTCATAAGGTTGATGGAAAGaaattttgaagtcttgtaGGTAGGTTGCTGTATCTCACCAATACAAGACCTGAACTTGCATTTTCTGTGGGATTCATTGCAAGGTACATGCAGATCAAAACCATCGGCACAACACTTTGGAGCTGCAAAGAGGATATTGAGGTATGTTGCTGCTACTACTAACTATGGGTTATGGTATGAGAAGGGTGCAAAGGTTTGTTTGAAGGGATACATTGATAGTGATTGGGCAACATCAATTGATGATCGAAAAAGTATATCAGCACATGTTTTCTCTATCGGCAGTGAGGTTGTTTCATGGAGTTCAAAGAAGCAGCCTATTGTGGCTCTATCTTCTACCGAAGCGGAATATGTTGCATCTAACAATGCGGCTTGCCAAGCAGTTTGGATGAGACAGTTAATGAAAGAGTTGGGGCATGAACACGTAGAAGCAACAGAAGTGATGC
This genomic window contains:
- the LOC122601089 gene encoding probable 3-hydroxyisobutyryl-CoA hydrolase 2, translated to MAMAQLVVRNEEKPVTSEGISGGMKVTLNRPKKLNSLNYELIVQLHKMFEMYENDPAIKFVILKGNGKAFCAGGDVTSLMSLTSAGYWSFGANFFRKQYSLNYLLGTYKKPLIALINGIVMGGGAGLSMNATFRIVTEKTLFAMPEAAIGSVPDVGASHFLTRLPGFCGEYVALTGVRLIGIELVECGLATHFVHSKDLDALENALSIMDSSNTTNLTKISEVISKYANVEVLSPTKFRAKLEIINQCFSKETVEEILLSLENIAATSPEEWILNAIKSIKSTSPLCIKISLKLMRQGRSQNLEQCLACEHLAVSHLLRRTVNNDFYEGPRAMLVDKDKNPQWSPSKLEQVNEEMVSKCLSMIDDEDWQALQLSARRNTNHVIMSKI